One part of the Pirellulales bacterium genome encodes these proteins:
- a CDS encoding asparagine synthase-related protein, protein MGSRPGRTARSPCTCTKSSAAAVWSGSAASSPSSSGTALYLWAKVVLPNYVLAFLGDRMEMAHSIEGRLPFLDHHVVELARDLPLDQKIRRTVEKHVLREAARPVLSATVYARQKHPFTTPPAALNPDGRLYQLMQDTLRGPTLDALPFFDRSRVVALLDQLPTMDDGLRTAYDMPLMVLLSTCVIQERIVSPV, encoded by the coding sequence ATCGGCTCCAGACCCGGTCGAACAGCGAGATCGCCCTGCACCTGTACGAAGAGCTCGGCAGCGGCTGTCTGGAGCGGCTCCGCAGCGAGTTCGCCTTCATCCTCTGGGACGGCGCTCTACTTGTGGGCGAAAGTGGTGCTGCCGAATTATGTGTTGGCGTTTCTGGGCGACCGCATGGAGATGGCGCACTCCATCGAGGGTCGGCTGCCGTTCCTGGACCACCACGTCGTGGAGCTGGCCCGCGACCTGCCGCTTGACCAGAAGATCCGCCGAACGGTCGAGAAACACGTGTTGCGCGAGGCCGCCCGTCCGGTCCTGTCGGCGACCGTGTACGCCCGGCAAAAGCACCCGTTCACCACCCCCCCGGCTGCCCTGAACCCCGACGGCCGGCTCTACCAGCTCATGCAGGATACGCTGCGCGGGCCGACCCTGGACGCGCTGCCGTTCTTCGACCGATCGCGAGTCGTGGCGCTGCTCGATCAGCTTCCCACTATGGACGACGGCCTGCGGACCGCCTACGACATGCCGCTGATGGTCCTGCTGAGCACTTGCGTGATCCAGGAACGGATCGTTTCACCGGTCTGA